A window from Citrus sinensis cultivar Valencia sweet orange chromosome 5, DVS_A1.0, whole genome shotgun sequence encodes these proteins:
- the LOC102610460 gene encoding probable L-ascorbate peroxidase 6, chloroplastic/mitochondrial isoform X1, whose amino-acid sequence MAARPASLTQQQIRLQSKSQSPMASSLSTAASSRLLCSTTAAAAAAKLSFSSASSLSFSLSSSSSLKCLRFSPLISQRRSSVNRGYSTVPTTKCAASDPDQLKSAREDIRELLKSTFCHPILVRLGWHDAGTYDKNIEEWPRRGGANASLRFEVELKHAANAGLVNALKLIQPIKDKYSGVTYADLFQLASATAIEEAGGPKIPMKYGRVDVSGPEQCPEEGRLPAAGPPSPAEHLRNVFYRMGLNDKEIVALSGAHTVGRSRPERSGWGKPETKYTKDGPGAPGGQSWTVQWLKFDNSYFKDIKERRDEDLLVLPTDAVLFEDPSFKVYAEKYAEDQEAFFKDYAEAHAKLSNLGAKFDPPEGIVLDDGAAPEKFVAAKYSSGKSELSEAMKQKIRAEYEAVGGSPDTPLRSNYFLNIMIVVAVLALLTSLFGN is encoded by the exons ATGGCAGCTCGGCCAGCGTCACTGACACAACAACAGATACGACTGCAATCAAAATCACAATCACCGATGGCTTCCTCTTTGAGCACCGCCGCTTCTTCTCGCCTTCTTTGCTCCACCACCGCCGCCGCCGCAGCTGCTaagctttctttctcttccgcTTCTtcactctctttctctctctcctcttCTTCCTCCCTCAAATGCCTCAGATTCTCTCCTCTCATCAGCCAG AGGAGATCGTCTGTGAACAGAGGATATAGCACCGTACCTACGACGAAATGTGCGGCGTCGGATCCTGATCAGTTGAAGAGTGCTAGAGAAGATATTAGGGAGCTTCTCAAGTCTACATTTTGCCATCCTATTTTG GTTCGTCTAGGATGGCATGATGCTGGTACTTATGACAAGAACATTGAGGAGTGGCCTCGAAGGGGAGGAGCTAATGCAAGTCTTAGATTTGAGGTTGAGCTAAAACACGCAGCCAATGCTG GGCTTGTGAATGCATTGAAACTGATTCAACCTATCAAGGACAAATATTCCGGTGTCACATATGCAGACTTATTCCAGTTGGCTAGCGCTACTGCTATAGAG GAAGCCGGGGGTCCTAAGATCCCAATGAAGTATGGAAGAGTGGATGTCTCAGGACCTGAGCAGTGCCCTGAAGAAGGAAGGCTTCCTG CTGCTGGGCCTCCATCACCTGCTGAACATTTAAGAAATGTCTTTTATAGAATGGGATTAAATGACAAG GAAATAGTTGCCTTATCTGGTGCACACACAGTGGGAAGGTCTAGACCTGAACGAAGTGGTTGGGGCAAGCCAGAAACAAAGTACACG AAAGATGGACCAGGAGCACCTGGTGGGCAGTCCTGGACAGTACAATGGTTGAAATTTGACAACTCCTACTTCAAG GATATTAAAGAAAGAAGGGACGAAGATTTACTCGTGCTGCCTACTGATGCTGTTCTTTTTGAAGATCCTTCATTCAAG GTTTATGCTGAGAAATATGCTGAGGATCAGGAAGCATTCTTTAAGGATTATGCTGAAGCCCATGCCAAACTCAGCAACCTTGGGGCAAAATTTGACCCTCCTGAG GGTATCGTGCTAGATGATGGTGCTGCTCCAGAGAAGTTTGTAGCAGCCAAGTATTCGTCCGGAAAG AGTGAGCTGTCAGAGGCTATGAAGCAGAAGATACGGGCAGAGTATGAAGCCGTTGGTGGAAGCCCAGATACACCTCTACGGTCAAACTATTTCCTGAATATTATGATTGTGGTTGCTGTTTTGGCACTTTTGACATCTCTCTTTGGAAATTAG
- the LOC102610460 gene encoding probable L-ascorbate peroxidase 6, chloroplastic/mitochondrial isoform X2 — protein sequence MAARPASLTQQQIRLQSKSQSPMASSLSTAASSRLLCSTTAAAAAAKLSFSSASSLSFSLSSSSSLKCLRFSPLISQRRSSVNRGYSTVPTTKCAASDPDQLKSAREDIRELLKSTFCHPILVRLGWHDAGTYDKNIEEWPRRGGANASLRFEVELKHAANAGLVNALKLIQPIKDKYSGVTYADLFQLASATAIEEAGGPKIPMKYGRVDVSGPEQCPEEGRLPAAGPPSPAEHLRNVFYRMGLNDKEIVALSGAHTVGRSRPERSGWGKPETKYTKDGPGAPGGQSWTVQWLKFDNSYFKDIKERRDEDLLVLPTDAVLFEDPSFKVYAEKYAEDQEAFFKDYAEAHAKLSNLGAKFDPPEGIVLDDGAAPEKFVAAKYSSGKD from the exons ATGGCAGCTCGGCCAGCGTCACTGACACAACAACAGATACGACTGCAATCAAAATCACAATCACCGATGGCTTCCTCTTTGAGCACCGCCGCTTCTTCTCGCCTTCTTTGCTCCACCACCGCCGCCGCCGCAGCTGCTaagctttctttctcttccgcTTCTtcactctctttctctctctcctcttCTTCCTCCCTCAAATGCCTCAGATTCTCTCCTCTCATCAGCCAG AGGAGATCGTCTGTGAACAGAGGATATAGCACCGTACCTACGACGAAATGTGCGGCGTCGGATCCTGATCAGTTGAAGAGTGCTAGAGAAGATATTAGGGAGCTTCTCAAGTCTACATTTTGCCATCCTATTTTG GTTCGTCTAGGATGGCATGATGCTGGTACTTATGACAAGAACATTGAGGAGTGGCCTCGAAGGGGAGGAGCTAATGCAAGTCTTAGATTTGAGGTTGAGCTAAAACACGCAGCCAATGCTG GGCTTGTGAATGCATTGAAACTGATTCAACCTATCAAGGACAAATATTCCGGTGTCACATATGCAGACTTATTCCAGTTGGCTAGCGCTACTGCTATAGAG GAAGCCGGGGGTCCTAAGATCCCAATGAAGTATGGAAGAGTGGATGTCTCAGGACCTGAGCAGTGCCCTGAAGAAGGAAGGCTTCCTG CTGCTGGGCCTCCATCACCTGCTGAACATTTAAGAAATGTCTTTTATAGAATGGGATTAAATGACAAG GAAATAGTTGCCTTATCTGGTGCACACACAGTGGGAAGGTCTAGACCTGAACGAAGTGGTTGGGGCAAGCCAGAAACAAAGTACACG AAAGATGGACCAGGAGCACCTGGTGGGCAGTCCTGGACAGTACAATGGTTGAAATTTGACAACTCCTACTTCAAG GATATTAAAGAAAGAAGGGACGAAGATTTACTCGTGCTGCCTACTGATGCTGTTCTTTTTGAAGATCCTTCATTCAAG GTTTATGCTGAGAAATATGCTGAGGATCAGGAAGCATTCTTTAAGGATTATGCTGAAGCCCATGCCAAACTCAGCAACCTTGGGGCAAAATTTGACCCTCCTGAG GGTATCGTGCTAGATGATGGTGCTGCTCCAGAGAAGTTTGTAGCAGCCAAGTATTCGTCCGGAAAG GACTGA